From Rudanella lutea DSM 19387, a single genomic window includes:
- a CDS encoding MBL fold metallo-hydrolase — translation MKIEQIYTGCLAEAAYYIESAGEVAIIDPLREPQPYIDRATADGARIKYVLETHFHADFVSGHLELAAKTGANIVFGPTAQPNYDAHIAQDGELLTLGKVQIKVLHTPGHTMESSTFLLIDEAGREHAIFTGDTLFIGDVGRPDLAVKSDLSREDLAGYLYDSLYTKILPLPDSLIVYPGHGAGSACGKNMSKETTDTLGNQKRFNYALQATSKAEFVREVLTGLNTPPQYFPKNAVLNKMGYDSVETVLQQGTQALSPGAFEAAANEVDALVLDVRDAQTFAKGFIPNSINIGLEGQFAGWVGTLVTDLKQPILLVVPQGREEEAVLRLARVGYDNCIGYLNGGFAAWVADDRPTDTIESISAVSFADRFTAQPDLKVLDVRRRSEYESEHVVGAENFPLDFINANMAQLNRAETYYLHCGSGYRSMTAASILRARGFDHLVEVAGGFAAIKATGQLSLTDYVCPTTLL, via the coding sequence ATGAAAATCGAACAGATTTATACCGGCTGTCTGGCCGAGGCCGCCTATTATATCGAGTCAGCGGGCGAGGTTGCCATCATCGATCCCCTCCGCGAACCGCAACCCTACATCGACCGGGCCACCGCCGACGGGGCCCGGATCAAGTACGTGCTGGAAACGCACTTTCACGCCGATTTTGTGTCGGGTCACCTTGAGCTGGCGGCCAAAACCGGGGCTAACATTGTCTTTGGCCCCACGGCCCAGCCCAACTACGACGCCCATATTGCGCAGGATGGTGAACTACTGACGCTGGGCAAGGTGCAGATAAAAGTGCTCCATACGCCGGGGCATACGATGGAGTCGAGTACGTTTTTGCTCATCGATGAAGCCGGCCGGGAACATGCTATTTTCACGGGCGACACCTTATTTATTGGTGATGTGGGCCGCCCCGACCTGGCCGTCAAGTCGGACCTGAGCCGCGAAGACCTCGCCGGGTATTTGTACGATAGCCTGTACACCAAAATTCTTCCCCTGCCCGATAGTCTGATTGTGTACCCTGGTCATGGGGCTGGTTCGGCCTGTGGTAAGAACATGAGCAAGGAAACGACCGATACCCTCGGCAACCAGAAACGGTTCAACTACGCCTTGCAGGCTACATCGAAAGCGGAGTTTGTGCGCGAGGTGCTCACCGGTCTGAATACACCCCCGCAGTATTTTCCCAAAAATGCGGTACTGAACAAAATGGGGTACGATAGCGTCGAGACGGTGTTGCAACAGGGGACACAGGCGTTGTCGCCGGGTGCTTTTGAAGCAGCCGCCAACGAAGTCGACGCGCTCGTGCTCGATGTGCGGGATGCGCAGACATTTGCAAAAGGGTTTATTCCGAATTCGATCAATATCGGGTTAGAAGGGCAGTTTGCCGGTTGGGTGGGTACGCTCGTGACCGATCTGAAGCAACCCATTCTGCTCGTGGTTCCCCAAGGTCGCGAAGAAGAGGCTGTGCTGCGGCTCGCCCGTGTGGGGTACGACAACTGCATCGGGTACCTGAACGGTGGCTTTGCCGCCTGGGTAGCCGACGACCGCCCGACGGATACGATCGAGTCTATTTCGGCGGTTTCGTTTGCCGACCGGTTTACGGCTCAGCCCGATCTGAAGGTGCTTGATGTTCGGCGCCGGAGCGAATACGAATCCGAGCATGTGGTGGGTGCCGAGAATTTTCCCCTCGACTTTATCAACGCCAACATGGCCCAACTGAACCGGGCCGAAACGTATTACCTGCATTGCGGTAGTGGGTATCGGTCCATGACAGCCGCGTCGATTCTGCGGGCGCGTGGGTTCGATCACCTCGTGGAGGTGGCCGGTGGTTTTGCCGCCATCAAAGCAACCGGCCAGCTTTCCCTGACCGATTATGTGTGCCCCACAACGTTGCTATAA
- a CDS encoding universal stress protein yields the protein MKTILLATDFSENAHWAIDYAVEMAFALHAQLVILNAYDPLPVNAPAHEWLTSADEGAKQACLHRLHDLRDSIREQTGGLLLVDVVARPGDPAACIAAEVRDRKPDLLVMGLVGDEPYRARIEGSLATQLIPETLVSMLLVPPGTVYAPIRSVVLAVDLDESVDVLTLGNVKRFARLLDATLDIVCVEDTPTDLHRWGAEAIRNLFVDQPHTFQFLSGNDLTVALDSYFAQTRADLIVLLPKRHSRFRVWLTESVTQQVARQAIVPVLAVV from the coding sequence ATGAAAACTATCCTGCTGGCAACCGATTTTTCGGAAAACGCCCATTGGGCAATTGATTACGCCGTTGAAATGGCGTTTGCGTTACACGCACAACTGGTGATCCTGAATGCATACGACCCGCTGCCGGTCAATGCTCCGGCTCACGAGTGGCTGACCTCGGCCGACGAAGGGGCCAAACAGGCCTGCCTCCATCGGCTTCATGATCTGCGCGACTCGATCCGGGAGCAGACCGGCGGATTACTCCTGGTAGATGTGGTGGCCCGTCCGGGCGATCCGGCAGCCTGTATTGCAGCGGAGGTACGCGACCGCAAACCCGATCTGCTCGTGATGGGTCTGGTGGGCGATGAACCCTACCGCGCCCGGATCGAGGGGAGCCTGGCGACTCAGCTCATTCCCGAAACGCTGGTGTCGATGCTACTCGTCCCGCCCGGCACCGTGTACGCGCCTATTCGGTCGGTGGTGCTGGCTGTCGATCTGGATGAGTCCGTCGATGTGCTGACGCTGGGTAACGTGAAGCGGTTTGCGCGACTGCTCGATGCCACGCTCGATATTGTTTGTGTAGAAGATACCCCGACCGACCTGCACCGTTGGGGGGCCGAGGCCATCCGTAACCTATTTGTCGACCAACCGCACACCTTTCAGTTTTTGTCGGGCAACGACCTGACGGTAGCGCTCGACTCGTACTTCGCCCAGACCCGGGCCGACCTGATCGTGCTGCTACCCAAGCGCCATAGCCGGTTTCGGGTCTGGCTCACCGAGTCGGTCACACAGCAGGTTGCCCGCCAGGCGATAGTGCCCGTGCTGGCTGTTGTTTAA
- the hemF gene encoding oxygen-dependent coproporphyrinogen oxidase: protein MTKEDIAHWFGGLQDRICQVLETADGVGRFGEDSWERPGGGGGRSRTLANGAVIEKGGVGFSVVHGEATEGTLRQLGITAQNGEVPTFFATGVSIVLHPHSPMVPIIHMNVRYFEMSTGHNWFGGGIDLTPHYVAAADARWFHEQLKAVCDKHNPDYYPRFKPWADDYFYLKHRQETRGIGGIFFDHLRPESPEHKAELFSFVQDVGNAFAPIYTHFMQQNRDLPYGETQKAWQMLRRGRYVEFNLVWDRGTKFGLETDGRTESILMSMPPQANWTYNHQPQPGSEEARTLSLLRKGIDWVGK, encoded by the coding sequence ATGACAAAGGAAGATATTGCCCACTGGTTTGGGGGATTACAGGACAGAATTTGCCAGGTGCTCGAAACGGCCGATGGCGTAGGGCGCTTTGGCGAAGATAGCTGGGAACGACCCGGCGGTGGCGGAGGTCGCTCGCGTACGCTGGCCAACGGAGCCGTGATCGAAAAAGGTGGAGTCGGCTTCTCGGTTGTGCATGGCGAAGCTACCGAAGGTACCCTGCGTCAGCTGGGTATTACGGCGCAAAATGGCGAAGTCCCTACTTTTTTTGCCACGGGGGTGTCTATTGTGTTACATCCGCACAGCCCCATGGTGCCCATTATCCACATGAATGTACGGTACTTCGAGATGAGTACCGGCCACAACTGGTTCGGGGGTGGTATCGACCTGACTCCGCACTACGTGGCAGCCGCCGATGCCCGCTGGTTCCACGAGCAGCTCAAAGCCGTTTGCGACAAGCACAACCCGGACTACTATCCCAGGTTTAAACCCTGGGCCGACGATTATTTCTACCTCAAACACCGGCAGGAGACGCGCGGTATCGGTGGCATTTTCTTCGATCATCTCCGTCCTGAGTCGCCTGAGCATAAGGCTGAACTATTCAGCTTCGTGCAGGATGTCGGCAACGCTTTTGCGCCAATTTACACCCACTTTATGCAGCAGAACCGCGATTTACCCTACGGCGAAACGCAGAAAGCGTGGCAGATGCTCCGGCGTGGACGTTACGTAGAGTTTAATCTGGTATGGGACCGGGGTACCAAGTTCGGTCTCGAAACCGACGGCCGCACCGAGTCGATTCTGATGAGTATGCCCCCGCAGGCCAACTGGACCTACAACCATCAGCCGCAGCCCGGTTCCGAAGAGGCCCGCACCCTGAGTCTCCTGCGGAAAGGAATAGACTGGGTCGGGAAATAA
- a CDS encoding L,D-transpeptidase family protein gives MTTRWLLLVSLFLPLRGMSQSADDWARLRGYGESIGVEPVCKTPIPDRACLTTYLSEVIWGKPSRRLGYQGVTPQMDSLRLGQLVDRVIAGGNWPPLLDSLESHDPHYRQLKDYCWRCLLDDYVGDSLTIEQIKASLNTYRWLNRFPADKRVIVNLPSATLRVVDRQGETKLNSRVIVGKRNTPTPVFTARITDLVTYPYWNVPRSITEKELIPKIKRNPAILDDMNMQVIDSQGQVVDPTSINWTALTPKTFPYRLRQSTGCDNALGLMKFNLGSPYDIYLHDTNARHLFKNENRWLSHGCVRVEKPVELANELLGSNRFTPAYLNSCLKAKTPQTIRLPRPVPVFIIYNILDIDEAGAVRVYRDVYR, from the coding sequence ATGACAACCCGGTGGCTACTGCTTGTAAGTTTGTTTTTGCCCCTGCGAGGTATGAGTCAATCGGCCGATGACTGGGCCCGGTTGCGGGGGTACGGCGAAAGCATCGGGGTGGAGCCGGTTTGTAAGACGCCCATTCCCGACCGGGCGTGTCTCACCACGTATTTGTCGGAGGTGATCTGGGGCAAACCGAGTCGGCGGCTCGGTTATCAGGGCGTTACGCCACAAATGGACTCCCTGCGACTGGGGCAACTTGTCGACCGGGTTATAGCGGGCGGCAACTGGCCTCCGCTGCTCGACTCCCTCGAATCGCACGACCCGCACTACCGGCAACTGAAAGACTACTGCTGGCGCTGTTTGCTCGATGATTACGTGGGCGACTCCCTCACCATTGAGCAAATCAAGGCAAGTTTGAACACCTACCGCTGGCTCAACCGGTTTCCGGCCGACAAACGGGTGATTGTCAACCTCCCGTCGGCTACCCTACGGGTTGTTGACCGGCAAGGCGAAACCAAACTCAACAGCCGGGTGATTGTAGGCAAACGAAACACGCCGACGCCCGTATTTACGGCCCGAATCACCGACCTCGTTACCTATCCGTACTGGAACGTGCCCCGCTCCATTACCGAGAAAGAGCTGATTCCGAAGATCAAACGGAATCCGGCTATACTCGACGACATGAATATGCAGGTGATCGACAGCCAAGGGCAGGTAGTTGACCCTACGTCCATCAACTGGACTGCCCTGACGCCCAAAACGTTTCCGTACCGACTCCGGCAATCGACAGGCTGCGACAATGCCCTCGGCCTGATGAAATTTAACCTCGGCAGCCCCTACGACATTTACCTGCACGACACCAACGCCCGGCACCTCTTCAAAAACGAAAACCGCTGGCTGAGCCACGGTTGTGTGCGGGTCGAGAAACCCGTTGAACTGGCCAACGAGCTACTGGGCTCCAACCGGTTTACGCCCGCTTACCTAAACAGTTGCCTCAAGGCCAAAACACCCCAAACGATTCGGCTGCCCCGGCCGGTGCCTGTTTTTATCATCTACAATATTCTGGACATCGACGAAGCCGGAGCCGTGCGGGTGTACCGGGATGTGTACCGCTAA
- a CDS encoding M81 family metallopeptidase encodes MNKLLSALFVWLVVGPAVLAQPATGRLPRIAIAGLGIESSTFSPAVTHEEAFHARYGPEVFNAYPFLMPMAPLRRQAAWVPTVMGKSLPGGAVTRQAYESLVTKTLDSLRKYAPYDGLFLDIHGAMSVQGLDDPEGDFITRIRQVIGYQTLISTSMDLHGNVSWRLAQNTDLMTCYRMAPHEDAMQTKERAVVNLLRRIQSGLGKPAYKALITVPILLPGEKTSTRIEPGRSLYAQVAPLADGQPGVVDAGIWIGYAWADEPRNHAAVMVTGDDKAKVSQTAETLARQFWDVRKQFAFVAPTAPLAECLDKALKSNKHPFFISDMGDNPTAGGAGDVTWTLTQILNQPAFKDPNGPSLIYASIPDPELVKKAIAAGVGGQVTGKAGANVDARFAPPVPLNGIVRAIEYGDRDAEVEVVVQVGSVRVIVTQKRKPYHKEKDFTRLGLNPRQADIVVVKIGYLEPELYAMQADWLMALTPGGVDQDLFRLPYKRIQRPMYPFDADMPTPDLSAKLVPVSGSTK; translated from the coding sequence ATGAACAAGCTACTCTCTGCCCTTTTTGTATGGCTGGTCGTCGGACCCGCCGTTTTAGCCCAACCCGCTACCGGTCGGCTCCCACGGATTGCCATTGCAGGGCTGGGGATCGAATCGAGTACGTTTTCGCCAGCGGTCACCCACGAAGAAGCCTTTCATGCGCGGTACGGCCCCGAGGTATTCAACGCGTACCCGTTTCTGATGCCAATGGCTCCCTTGCGCAGGCAGGCCGCATGGGTACCAACGGTAATGGGCAAATCGCTGCCGGGTGGGGCCGTTACCCGGCAGGCTTACGAATCGCTCGTCACCAAAACCCTCGACTCGCTCCGTAAGTACGCTCCATACGACGGCCTCTTCCTCGACATTCACGGCGCGATGAGTGTACAGGGGCTCGACGACCCCGAGGGGGATTTTATTACCCGAATCCGGCAGGTAATCGGGTATCAGACTCTTATCTCTACGTCGATGGATCTGCACGGTAACGTCTCGTGGCGGCTCGCCCAAAACACCGATCTGATGACCTGCTACCGGATGGCCCCGCACGAAGACGCCATGCAAACCAAAGAACGGGCCGTGGTGAATCTGCTCCGGCGCATCCAGAGTGGTCTGGGCAAACCGGCCTACAAAGCCCTTATTACCGTACCCATTCTGTTACCAGGCGAAAAAACAAGCACCCGGATTGAACCCGGCCGGAGCCTCTACGCGCAGGTGGCACCCCTTGCCGACGGGCAGCCGGGAGTCGTAGATGCCGGGATCTGGATCGGGTACGCCTGGGCCGATGAACCCCGTAACCATGCCGCCGTGATGGTGACCGGCGACGATAAAGCCAAAGTATCCCAAACCGCCGAAACCCTCGCCCGTCAGTTCTGGGATGTACGCAAGCAGTTTGCGTTTGTTGCCCCAACCGCGCCACTCGCCGAGTGTCTGGACAAAGCACTGAAAAGCAACAAACACCCGTTTTTTATCAGCGATATGGGCGATAACCCAACCGCCGGTGGAGCGGGCGACGTAACCTGGACACTCACCCAGATCCTGAACCAACCCGCGTTTAAAGATCCCAACGGTCCTTCGCTTATCTACGCATCGATTCCAGACCCGGAGCTGGTCAAAAAAGCCATTGCCGCGGGCGTAGGTGGACAGGTTACCGGAAAAGCCGGCGCGAATGTCGATGCGCGATTTGCCCCGCCTGTACCCCTGAACGGAATTGTACGGGCCATTGAGTACGGGGACCGGGATGCCGAAGTTGAAGTAGTGGTGCAGGTAGGCAGCGTTCGGGTAATTGTAACCCAGAAACGAAAGCCCTACCATAAGGAGAAAGATTTTACCCGCCTGGGCCTCAACCCACGGCAGGCAGATATTGTGGTGGTAAAGATCGGGTATCTTGAACCCGAGCTATACGCCATGCAGGCCGACTGGCTGATGGCTCTCACCCCCGGCGGGGTGGATCAGGATTTGTTTCGCCTGCCTTACAAACGAATTCAGCGGCCTATGTATCCCTTCGACGCCGACATGCCTACGCCCGACCTCTCGGCTAAACTGGTTCCGGTATCGGGCAGCACCAAATAA
- the dnaK gene encoding molecular chaperone DnaK: MGKIIGIDLGTTNSCVAVMEGNEPVVIPNSEGRRTTPSVVAFMDNGNGERKVGDPAKRQAITNPKNTISSIKRFMGKRYNEVQNEMKTVAYDVERGANDTPRVKIGDRQYTPQELSALILQKMKQTAEDYLGQTVSEAVITVPAYFNDAERQATKEAGQIAGLDVKRIINEPTAAALAYGLDKTDKDMKIAVFDLGGGTFDISILELGDGVFEVKSTDGDTHLGGDDFDQVIIDWLANEFKSDEGIDLRQDPMALQRLKEAAEKAKIELSSGASTEINLPYIMPVNGIPKHLVRSLSRAKFEQLSDSLVQRSLEPCRRALKNAGLSAGQIDEVILVGGSTRIPKVQEEVEKLFGKKPSKAVNPDEAVAVGAAIQGGVLTGEVKDVLLLDVIPLSLGIETMGGVFTKMVEANTTIPSKKTETFSTASDNQPSVEINVLQGERPMAAQNRQLGRFILSDIPPAPRGVPQIEVTFDVDANGILNVTARDKGTGKEQKIRIEASSGLTDAEINRMRDEAKANEAADKAEREKIEKVNQADSMIFQTEKQLKDYGDKLTPANKQAIEDALAQLRTAHGSRDAAAIDTALAALTNAWNAASQDIYNATQGANPADGAATGATNGQGQPADDVSDVPYEEVK, encoded by the coding sequence ATGGGCAAGATTATTGGCATTGACTTAGGCACAACCAACTCGTGCGTGGCCGTTATGGAAGGCAACGAGCCCGTGGTTATCCCAAACAGCGAAGGGCGCCGGACTACTCCGTCGGTGGTCGCGTTTATGGATAACGGCAACGGGGAGCGCAAAGTAGGTGATCCGGCCAAACGTCAGGCAATCACCAACCCGAAAAATACGATTTCTTCGATCAAACGCTTCATGGGTAAGCGGTACAACGAAGTACAAAACGAAATGAAAACGGTGGCTTACGATGTTGAGCGCGGAGCGAATGATACGCCCCGGGTCAAAATCGGCGACCGTCAATATACCCCGCAGGAACTCTCGGCCCTTATTCTGCAAAAGATGAAGCAAACCGCCGAAGATTATCTGGGGCAAACCGTAAGCGAAGCCGTGATTACGGTGCCGGCTTACTTCAACGATGCCGAGCGTCAGGCCACCAAAGAAGCAGGTCAGATTGCCGGTCTCGACGTGAAGCGGATCATCAACGAACCCACGGCAGCGGCCCTGGCTTACGGTCTCGACAAGACCGATAAAGACATGAAAATCGCTGTCTTTGACCTCGGTGGCGGTACGTTCGATATCTCGATCCTCGAACTGGGCGACGGTGTATTTGAAGTAAAATCGACGGATGGTGACACACACCTAGGTGGTGATGACTTCGATCAGGTGATTATCGACTGGCTGGCGAATGAGTTCAAAAGCGACGAAGGGATCGACCTCCGTCAGGACCCCATGGCCCTGCAACGGTTGAAAGAAGCCGCTGAAAAAGCGAAGATCGAACTGTCGAGCGGAGCGTCAACGGAAATCAACCTGCCGTACATCATGCCGGTCAATGGTATTCCGAAGCACCTGGTGCGTTCGTTGAGCCGCGCGAAGTTTGAGCAGCTGAGCGATTCGCTGGTGCAGCGGAGCCTGGAGCCCTGCCGCCGGGCCCTCAAAAACGCCGGTCTGAGCGCTGGTCAGATTGATGAGGTGATTCTGGTGGGTGGTTCTACCCGGATTCCGAAAGTACAGGAAGAGGTAGAAAAACTCTTTGGCAAGAAACCGTCGAAAGCCGTTAACCCCGACGAAGCCGTTGCCGTGGGCGCTGCTATTCAGGGTGGTGTATTGACGGGTGAAGTGAAAGACGTTCTTCTGCTCGACGTAATCCCCCTGTCGCTGGGTATCGAAACGATGGGTGGCGTGTTCACGAAAATGGTGGAAGCAAACACCACGATTCCGAGCAAGAAAACCGAAACGTTTTCGACGGCGTCGGACAATCAGCCGAGCGTAGAAATTAACGTGTTGCAGGGCGAGCGCCCGATGGCCGCTCAGAACCGGCAATTGGGTCGGTTTATCCTGTCGGATATTCCACCGGCACCGCGTGGGGTTCCGCAAATTGAAGTGACCTTCGACGTTGACGCCAATGGTATTCTGAACGTAACGGCCCGCGACAAAGGCACCGGTAAGGAGCAGAAAATCCGGATCGAAGCATCGAGCGGTCTGACTGACGCCGAAATCAACCGGATGCGCGACGAAGCGAAAGCTAACGAGGCTGCCGATAAGGCCGAGCGGGAAAAAATCGAGAAAGTGAACCAGGCGGACTCGATGATTTTCCAGACCGAAAAGCAACTGAAAGATTATGGCGATAAACTGACCCCGGCCAACAAGCAGGCGATTGAAGATGCCCTCGCTCAGTTGCGGACGGCCCACGGCTCACGCGATGCCGCAGCTATCGATACCGCACTGGCCGCCCTCACGAATGCCTGGAATGCGGCTTCGCAGGATATCTACAACGCTACGCAAGGGGCTAACCCCGCCGATGGTGCTGCTACTGGCGCGACCAACGGACAGGGACAACCGGCCGACGATGTGTCGGATGTACCCTACGAAGAAGTGAAATAA
- a CDS encoding MbtH family protein, whose product MEEREDNTIYKVVVNHEEQYSIWPAERENALGWNDAGKQGTKAECLEYIKEVWTDMRPRSLRERMEEAQRRGE is encoded by the coding sequence ATGGAAGAGCGCGAAGACAACACGATATACAAAGTTGTAGTCAATCACGAAGAACAGTACAGTATCTGGCCCGCCGAGCGCGAAAATGCCCTGGGTTGGAATGACGCCGGTAAGCAGGGTACGAAGGCGGAGTGTCTGGAGTATATTAAAGAAGTCTGGACCGACATGCGTCCGCGGAGTTTGCGGGAGCGGATGGAAGAAGCCCAACGGCGAGGTGAATGA
- a CDS encoding AlbA family DNA-binding domain-containing protein, which translates to MVSKLPDLIAQGEGSRLEFKSTISTPARIARTLCAFANTAGGTLLIGVDDDGKISGIQSEIREMRKIEQATDLLVEPPITVSYEVVYADGRPVLVIDVPESTEKPHYAVDDQGRRTIYVRVKDKSVPTNKLIMEQDSADKTLLQSPNVRTLVQYLRKNDYITADRLAKLINISDYRANKLLRQLTEQGLLLLIDKPRPARFALKVN; encoded by the coding sequence ATGGTCTCAAAGCTTCCCGATCTGATTGCCCAGGGCGAAGGCTCCCGGCTCGAGTTTAAAAGTACCATTTCGACACCGGCCCGCATTGCCCGGACCTTGTGCGCGTTTGCCAACACGGCGGGGGGCACGCTGTTGATAGGCGTCGATGATGACGGAAAAATTAGTGGCATTCAGTCCGAGATCCGGGAGATGCGTAAGATCGAACAGGCTACCGACCTGCTGGTAGAGCCGCCCATCACGGTGAGCTACGAGGTGGTGTACGCCGATGGGCGACCCGTGCTTGTGATCGACGTGCCGGAGAGTACCGAAAAACCCCATTATGCCGTCGACGATCAGGGGCGCCGAACCATTTATGTTCGCGTAAAGGATAAATCGGTGCCAACCAACAAGCTCATTATGGAGCAGGACTCCGCCGACAAAACCTTGTTGCAATCGCCCAACGTGCGCACGCTGGTGCAGTACCTGCGCAAGAATGACTACATCACAGCCGACAGGCTGGCCAAACTGATCAATATCTCCGATTACCGGGCCAACAAGCTCCTCCGGCAACTGACCGAACAGGGGCTGCTGCTCCTTATCGATAAGCCCCGCCCGGCCCGGTTTGCCCTCAAAGTGAATTAA
- the parS gene encoding type II RES/Xre toxin-antitoxin system antitoxin, which yields MTHATAQALPVSYPPFTMIARSRQGVPRVEVDQVAELVGLTDKEMAPILNMSERNMHRLKDEDRLARDSSERLLLLTNLLRHALDVFDGDAETVASWLRTPIRELAQQAPIQLLDTTTGFGLVDDVLGRIEHGIVG from the coding sequence ATGACACACGCAACTGCTCAGGCTTTGCCGGTTTCGTATCCGCCCTTTACAATGATTGCCCGTTCGCGGCAGGGCGTGCCTCGGGTAGAGGTAGATCAGGTGGCCGAACTGGTTGGCCTGACGGATAAGGAGATGGCCCCGATCCTGAATATGTCGGAACGGAATATGCACCGGTTGAAAGACGAAGATCGGCTGGCCCGCGATTCGTCGGAGCGGTTGTTGCTTCTGACGAACCTCCTGCGGCATGCCCTCGATGTGTTCGATGGGGATGCCGAGACTGTGGCATCGTGGCTCCGAACCCCTATTCGCGAATTAGCGCAGCAAGCTCCCATTCAGTTGCTCGACACTACGACCGGCTTTGGTCTGGTCGATGACGTGCTGGGTCGGATTGAGCATGGTATTGTTGGGTAA
- a CDS encoding DUF983 domain-containing protein → MLKGTKLYSIVFNKCPRCQEGDMFTSATAFSREFDQMHTHCHACGQRFEPEPGFYFGSMYVSYALYVATIVSAFFLFVVFLDVDPVDLLWGLLPALVLLTPLFFRLARRTWINIFVGYDPAAKKEPAPAGH, encoded by the coding sequence ATGTTGAAAGGCACCAAGCTGTATAGCATCGTATTCAATAAATGCCCTCGTTGTCAGGAGGGCGATATGTTTACCAGTGCGACTGCGTTTAGTCGGGAGTTCGATCAGATGCATACGCACTGCCACGCCTGCGGGCAGCGTTTTGAGCCGGAGCCGGGTTTTTACTTTGGTTCCATGTACGTGAGCTATGCCCTGTACGTGGCTACCATTGTGAGCGCGTTTTTTCTGTTTGTTGTTTTTCTCGATGTTGACCCCGTCGATCTGCTGTGGGGGCTGTTGCCCGCGCTGGTGCTGTTGACACCTTTGTTCTTCCGACTCGCCCGGCGTACCTGGATTAACATTTTTGTGGGATATGACCCGGCGGCTAAAAAAGAACCCGCCCCGGCCGGACATTGA
- a CDS encoding universal stress protein has product MNKVLILTDFSAASTHAIHYAQTFFGDVPTQFCLLNAYPIELEAANGAIYAMETLRQAAADELTQLKESLEASSITPTHTYETRTLAGGPVGALEAILANESFDWVVLGATGAGRSEWLGSVSTGVIRAATAHVLVVPATAPIRPLSHVVLATDANFVRSTECLEPVKAMLEAKNADLTVLTIENPDRKETKMAPETLDQVQLYFDPVKPLVYYIHDNEVVRGIDAYLETHPVDLLVTVPHRKSLVDALFGRSVTRSLAYHPRVPLLALYDAAPVSPANTDPTEVPFATYL; this is encoded by the coding sequence ATGAACAAGGTTCTGATTTTAACTGACTTTTCGGCCGCATCTACGCACGCCATTCACTACGCCCAAACTTTTTTCGGCGACGTGCCCACGCAGTTCTGTCTGCTCAATGCGTACCCTATCGAACTCGAAGCGGCCAACGGGGCTATCTACGCTATGGAGACGCTGCGGCAGGCGGCCGCTGATGAACTGACCCAGTTGAAAGAGTCGCTCGAAGCCTCGTCGATCACGCCAACGCATACTTACGAAACCCGTACCCTGGCCGGCGGTCCGGTAGGTGCGCTCGAAGCGATACTCGCCAATGAGTCGTTTGATTGGGTGGTACTGGGCGCTACCGGAGCGGGCCGCAGCGAGTGGCTGGGCAGCGTTTCGACCGGGGTGATCCGAGCGGCTACGGCCCATGTGCTGGTTGTTCCGGCAACGGCACCTATCCGGCCCCTGTCGCATGTGGTGCTGGCCACCGACGCTAACTTCGTCCGGTCGACCGAATGTCTGGAACCGGTAAAAGCGATGCTGGAGGCTAAAAACGCCGATCTAACAGTGTTAACCATTGAAAATCCTGACCGGAAAGAAACTAAAATGGCCCCCGAAACGCTGGATCAGGTACAGCTATACTTTGATCCGGTGAAGCCGCTGGTGTACTACATTCACGATAATGAGGTGGTGCGGGGTATCGACGCTTATCTGGAAACCCACCCGGTTGATCTGCTTGTCACGGTGCCTCACCGGAAGAGTCTGGTTGACGCCTTATTTGGGCGGAGCGTGACCCGCTCGCTGGCGTATCACCCACGGGTGCCCCTACTGGCTCTGTACGATGCCGCGCCGGTTTCCCCTGCCAACACAGACCCGACCGAGGTGCCGTTTGCGACGTATTTGTAA